In Spinacia oleracea cultivar Varoflay chromosome 5, BTI_SOV_V1, whole genome shotgun sequence, a single window of DNA contains:
- the LOC130460986 gene encoding replication protein A 70 kDa DNA-binding subunit B-like gives MAFTMIKDITPLKESWRLKVRIVRFWEQPDFKDHTVIGTHELILVDEKGSKIQATINKHLFDNYKNLVKEGATRIISNFLVKKTGGQHRATSHDYKIVFIYKTNVRECDNVQLPLHGFDFVPFDKMHKKEVNDVFLVDVIGECTAMSDKIDTSTNGTPNYKVMFELEDLNKNTISGTLWGKYAEQMSEYKKEGIQGRPIIILQFVKIKRWRDQVSLCNSLFATKIFINEDISEVNDYKESITDGDDSRSVGITHLSSQNSHSIEDEFMKLSERKQLDEIPVTNKECFCATVATIVGFEKDTNWYYNSCKSCNKKVDYEGGGRYWCIKCDSHVKSAPPRYKVTVSVEDDNGSASFVMFDREVFQAIQISAMDLKDKLLKDGKGDSFPEELEMLLERKFLFRIQISRYNLDQDWDKFTVVRLSDDEDLIKKFLDVNEVAQDNDAEVESTNNTNTPSTEKNKDPTPVICDSEDFIEGTITPKKRPLEEATSDGNVGETSSVQRSTNRKKVVIKMEKK, from the exons ATGGCATTCACTATGATAAAAGATATCACTCCCTTAAAAGAATCATGGAGATTGAAGGTGAGGATTGTGAGGTTTTGGGAACAACCGGATTTCAAAGACCATACTGTAATCGGCACTCATGAATTAATATTGGTGGATGAGAAG GGCTCCAAAATACAAGCAACCATAAACAAACATCTATTTGACAACTATAAGAATCTTGTGAAAGAGGGCGCAACTCGTATTATCTCTAATTTTTTGGTCAAAAAAACAGGCGGTCAACATAGGGCTACTAGCCATGACTACAAAATCGTTTTCATCTACAAAACGAATGTCAGGGAGTGTGACAATGTACAACTTCCACTGCATGGATTTGACTTTGTGCCCTTTGACAAGATGCATAAAAAGGAGGTCAATGATGTTTTTTTAGTAG ATGTTATCGGAGAATGCACTGCAATGAGCGATAAAATTGACACTTCAACCAATGGAACACCAAATTACAAAGTGATGTTCGAGTTAGAAGATTTAAA CAAAAATACAATAAGTGGTACTCTATGGGGAAAATATGCTGAACAAATGTCAGAGTACAAGAAAGAGGGTATCCAAGGACGTCCTATTATTATACTACAATTCGTTAAGATAAAGAGATGGAGAG ATCAAGTTTCACTTTGTAATTCACTGTTTGCGACCAAGATATTCATCAATGAGGACATCTCAGAAGTGAATGATTATAAGGAAAG caTCACCGATGGGGATGATTCTCGCTCGGTGGGTATCACTCATTTGTCAAGCCAAAATTCACATTCCATAGAAGATGAGTTTATGAAATTGTCTGAACGTAAGCAATTAGATGAGATACCCGTTACTAATAAG GAATGCTTTTGTGCCACTGTTGCTACAATTGTGGGTTTTGAAAAGGATACCAACTGGTATTATAACTCGTGCAAAAGTTGTAACAAAAAGGTTGACTATGAAGGTGGTGGGAGATATTGGTGCATAAAATGTGATTCACATGTCAAATCTGCGCCACCAAG GTACAAGGTGACTGTATCAGTTGAGGATGACAATGGATCAGCCAGTTTTGTCATGTTTGATCGGGAGGTTTTTCAGGCTATACAGATATCGGCAATGGACTTGAAAGATAAGTTATTGAAG GATGGTAAGGGTGATTCGTTTCCAGAGGAACTAGAGATGCTTTTGGAGAGAAAGTTTTTATTTAGAATTCAAATCTCTAGATACAATCTTGATCAAGATTGGGATAAGTTCACTGTAGTAAGGCTAAGTGATGATGAAGACTTGATAAAAAAGTTCTTGGATGTGAATGAGGTGGCACAA GATAATGATGCGGAGGTTGAATCTACTAATAATACGAATACACCTTCAACCGAGAAAAATAAG GACCCCACACCTGTTATATGTGATAGTGAAGATTTTATTGAGGGCACTATCACACCAAAAAAGCGACCTCTTGAGGAAGCTACGAGTGATGGGAACGTTGGTGAAACAAGTTCGGTGCAAAGATCTACTAACAGAAAGAAGGTTGTGATCAAGATGGAAAAGAAATAA